A region of the Dasypus novemcinctus isolate mDasNov1 chromosome X, mDasNov1.1.hap2, whole genome shotgun sequence genome:
TTCTTACGACGGGGAAGGGACGTGTCGAATTAAGTAAACGATTCTAGCAGGCGAGGATTTGGTGTCTTGAACGTAGAGGGCAACATTGAGTTTGGAGAAGGTGAAATTGAACTGGAAAATGGTATGCGTGGCACAGAGACTAGGCGGTAGAGCCAGGTCACTGGCTCCATCCAATGGCTGGGGCTGGGAGTTTACATACTAGCCTTTACAGGACAGTAAACAAACGAGAAGGTGAAGAATAAATAAACGGCGATTTGGGacgcggggcggggaggggggcgggatttaaaaggagggaagaaggggttGTGGTAAGTAGTAGTTTACCAGTTGTTTTCTCCTGGATGGCGAACGGACTCCTTTTGTCACAGTTATGTTGACCAGCAAGGAGCTGGCCACACAAAAGATCTGGGGCAAAGAGCTTTCTGGTGGAGGGCACAGCTATTGCAGAGGTCCAGAAATAAGACAGCCTGGAATGTTGGAGGAGCGGAAACAAGTCAGTTGTGTTGGGAGTGTAAGAGGTGCAGGCCAGGGGTAgatgggcagggctgggggctgttGGACCTCCTCGTCCAGGGAAGGAGCTCATATTTCATTTCAGACAAAACGGGAAGCCATGAGAgagatcagatttttaaaataccagtCTGAAGCAATCTAGCATtatatattaactttaaaaatacatgtactgtatattttgacacttttattgcctgccttccccccctccccgccactCCCACCCCAAGAATGTGCACTCCACAAGAATTTCCGTAGGCACTTCCTGTATGCCAGGTATTGTTCTAGACTTTGGGAATATAgcaggaaagaaaacaaacatacacacataatgGAGACAACTTGAGTTCAAGCTTTGATTCTGACATCTACCAGCTATGTGACATAGGGCATGGCACTTAATTTCTCTGTGctaagtttcctcatctataaaatggggataacagtgCCTACCTCATGGGGCTGTGGTGACAATTAAATGAGTTGATAATCGTAAAGTGTTTAGAACAATTCCAAGCATATAGCAAGTACTTTTTAagtgtttgttattttttaaataagattaaatgtatgtgtatataaacTTTTCTTAAACATaaggaaaacataaaatgaaaacatcaCCTGCAGGCTGCTTTGAGAACATATCACCGAGGGTAAAGGCAGAAACAGGGAGACCAGTAAAAAGGCTCTTGCAAGAGACCCACCAAGTGATAATGGGGGCTCAGAcatctgtgccaggcactgtgtgaaGCACATGACAGGTCCTGCTTTAGACAGTCAACACAACAGTCCTATGACCCCcacttttcagatgagaaaacagtcCCAGAGAGATTAtgtaactttcccaaggtcacaccaAGGTCAGAGCCTTAACTCCCACTCTGTAATGTTCTTCTTTTGAGTACTTGCTTCTTAGGCTAAGTGAGAAGCTGTGTAAAAGGACCCTGGCACAGGGAAAAGTGATCACTGAGCTCTAAGGGAGAAGTCAGGTGAATAATTTGTAAGCAGCTGGAAAAGCTCAGCTCACAGATGCTTAGGATGACCTGGGCAGGAAATGTGGTAAGGCAACAACTTTCAGATAACAATACTAGGTAACCCTGTTGTAAGAGTCTGTTTGCCCAGGCCCCTTGGCCAATCAGCTGTCCAAGAGAAATAATAATATTCTTGTTTATCTAACACCCCACAGAACTTCCAAAGGCATCTAAGGGGCCCCATTCCAGAACCATTAGAACATCCAAGGAATATTTATACCAGAAATATAGATGGAGCTTCCTAGTAGGCAAGGCAAAGAGAGGAACCAGGGGTTCAGCACCTCCTGGGTACCAAGCTTGTCAGATCTCTGAATGCATTAggaagtggggaaaaaaagggataGAACCTTTAAGGCCCATCCAAGTCTGACCCCTTACAAAACCCAAACATTATCCCCCACCACCTtgtacacacatacacgcacCTATGCGAAGAGGGAAATCCTTTAGGATTGGAGGGTGTTGGGAGCACAGTGATTGCCACCTGCAAAAATGTTTCTGAGCCAGTGATACAGCCCTTCAAACTGTCTGAGAGCCCAGAGTACACATCCACGAGCCATGTGAGGCCAGATTTTCTGCTACTGAGCCAAGATCATCACTATCTCAACCCTGGGCATCCACTACCATCAGTCCCTACAGGAGCAACCTCCTCATGCAGTACACTAAACAGCAGGTGGCTACGTGAAGGGGTGAGGAAAGCTGACAGGTAGCTGGTCCCACCATGGAGTCTGCATGATGTGACACTCTCACCCAAAGACAATGAGTGAGAAAGGCCCCTCATCTGGCTGGTGAGTCATTACAATTGCTCTAAAGACATATTTTATCAAAACTACGAAAGTGTTGCCAGTTGTGAGCAATCATTTTGGACAACGAGGCAGCAGATGAGGTTGGCAGAGCAACTGCACAGAGGAAGCCAGGTCCCTGGTGACCTTGAAACTGCCACACTCAGCCCTGAGCTATCAGCCTCCAAGAGAAGAGTCCCCTTCCATCCTCTTGAAGCCACTGGTCTTTGTGATGGTGTCACTCCATGCAGCCAAACTGGATCCTGAATAATACATCAGACTTTTCTCCTTGGCCAGTGAAGGAGTCCTAAGTGGCCGATGTGGGGGTGAATGAAAGGCAAATCGGGAGTGCGGGCAGGGAGTGGCAAAAGGTGATGGGGAATGGAGGTGAATAAGCAATAAAGTGGGGTGAATGTGGCAATGTGGGGCAGCGTGAGAGAATGACATGCATTAGATTGTGAATTATTTTGCGATTATGAAAGAGACTGGGTAAATGGTGGGACAATGGGGCACAGTCAAAGTGAAAAAAAGGTGAAAGTGGGAGCAGTGAACGGGGCAATGAAAGGCAATGAATATAATGATGTTGATAAAGCATTAAAGTGCCAGTTGATTTGAGTAGAGGATTAAGTGTGAATGGATGATGGTTACTGTTGCTGTTCAAGCCATTAGCTTCAGTGAGGCGAACTTCTCCTTCGGGTTGTGAGTGACAGCAGAGCCCCAGTATCACACAGCtgggttaaacacacagtaacctcTTCGGAGACGCAGGCTCATGgcgcaggtctagtttattggggaagtggtacagcttatataggcagaggtgggggcttgaggtgatgtGTCAATTATGGATAGACTAAAGGGACTAGGGTAATTTGAAGCGgctactgattggatgaggcaggCTTGAAGTTGGCGTGCACGGGCTTCTCTGGCAGGAAAAGCAAGGAAGAAGGGCGGTGCCCTTTGTGATAGCCATTATGTATGCTTAGCGGCCATTTTTGGCTACATGTTACTTGCTAGCGAGCTCACCAACAGTTACATGAGACACAGTACGAGTGAAGAGAGGtgaacttgggggggggggagtagggGTGACGAGGGTAATGCAGGGCACTGAGAGAAGAGTAGGGGACACAATGGGGCAGAATAAACAGGAATGAAGAACACATGGTGGAATGtgaataaatgtgaataaataTGTGGATTCAGATCACATTTGTCTGAATGAAGTACCATGAAGGAGCAGAAGAGTGAATAGAGGTGAATGAGAGGCAGAGTGTGATTAGGCAGGGGTAATGCAGGGCAGTGTTCCAGGAATGGGGGAGGTCCATAGATCCCAGTGTGAATCAGCAGAGGTGACTGAGCCTAAAGATTAGGTGTGAATGTTTGGGCAGAACAAGAGGGACTGCAAGTAAAGATCAAGGAAAAGCGGAGTAAATAAGGTATGGTGGACAAAGGGAGAAGGGATAGAGGTCACACAGCTCAGGGTGAGTAAAGGGAAGCAAAGTGGGACTCCATGTGAGCCAAAAGTGGTGAATTTAAGGTGAAGTATGACTGGATGGGGGTACTGTGGGGCAGAGTGAGAGTGAGTAGACATGAATCAGGAGTAGAGTGTGAGCAATCTTAGGGAAATAGGTGTTATTCATTCAAATGAATGAGGTTGAGAGCAAGTGGAAGATCAAGAAGGGAAGCGATCAAGCATAGTGTTAAGTGTATTGGGTAACTTGAGGTAACGTTTGATTGGGAGTAATATGGGGTACAGTTCCAGGAAATGGGAGTTATGTGGGAACAGTATGAAAGAACAGAGGTGAAGGGGAGGCAGAAAGGGAGTGAATGGGGAAGATAAGAGGTCCAGAATCAATGACCAGAGCTGAAGGATGGGCCAGGTGAGAGTGAATGGGAGGCATCTGAGGCACAGCGTCAGGAACTAGAGATGAAAGTAGGAAATGAGAGTCTGAGAGTGAGTGGAGGTAAATAAAGAATATGAAGTGAGAGAATGTGGGTCATGATAGTAAAGGGTTAGGGAACAGTAGTAATCTGAGGCCAGATGTGAGTGAATACAAGTGAATGAGAGGCCGAGCAaatgaatggaggaataaaaggttGAGTGAAAATGGAGGTGAAAGAGCAGTCGTGTGTGAGTAAATATATGTCACATGGGGAAGAGTGCAATTGAATGGAGGTAACATGGAGCCGACTTGGTAAATTGGGGTGGAATGGGGCACAATAAGTAAAGAGAGGTGAATAAAGTGCCAAGAAGGGGTAAATGGAGGTAGTGAGGAGCAGAGGGCAAGGGGATGATGGTCATATTTTGCAGAGCAGGAGGATTTGGAGGTGGTAGTGGGGAAAGTGTGAGTGAAGAGAACTGACTACTCAGCAGAGTAGCAGGAAACGGAGGCAATGAAAAGCAGAGTAAAAAATGGAGGTGACCAAGTGGTAGAACATAATTAATGGAAGTAAAGGGGGCAATGGTTAGGAGTAGGGGAATGTGGGTCAAGTGTGAGGCCCAGTACCTGAATCCTGTCTGTCCTTTGCATGTCCCCACCCCTTTATCCCTGTATCTCTCTGACATCCCTGTCTTTGTCCCTTTCCATCTCTGTGTATATCTCAGTATCTTGGTCTCTGACAAAGCTGGCACTTGGGAAAGTGGTGAGGTGCCCAGCCCTCTGACTTCTGTGTTCCAGAATGCATCACTTCAATTTTGTTCATAAAGCCCAGAGTTCCAGAACACCCCTAGTTTCTGAACACTGCTGGGTAAGTTTTGAACAAGGAGTCAGCTAGGAGGGCTTGTGAGCACAGTAATGGAGGCCTGGGGCACTGTGCTCGCAATCCTAGCCATGCTGATGGTTGTTTCTGTGGATTCCAAGATCTATGAACGCTGTGAGCTGGCAAAGAAATTGGAGAAGGCGGGCCTCAATGGCTTTAAGGGCTACACCATTGGAGACTGTGAGACTCCTTCTATCCCGGGTCCCGTCCACACCCCAGGCCACCCACCACACTTAGATTCAAAGCCCCCTTTGTCTTTTATTGCCTGCCACCAGGGCATGACCCTCTTGGTCACCCCGACTGGCTGTGATGCATGGTTTAACCAACTCTAATGTCAATCatcatcactgccttcacaacCATTACCTCCATCTCTACCATTACCACCAAAGCACCATCATCAATATCTCACCAGAATTACCAATCTCAACACTCCTACCAAACCAAGATCAGCACCCCCACAACTGAGATGACAACCAGccctatccccaccccccaaatccTGGCCTCCCCTATTCCCAGGTCCCATGCTTACctgctctctccctttccctttggCCCCAGGGCTGTGCATGGCACACTATGAGAGTGGTTTTGACACCTCCTTCATGGACCACAATCCCGACGGTAGCAGTGAATATGGCATTTTCCAGCTGAACTCCGCCTGGTGGTGTGACAATGGTGTTACACCCACCCAGAACCTCTGCTACATGGATTGTCGTGGTAAGGGAGCACTGGGGACACCCCAAAGCCCTGCCTGACCCTATTCCTCCACACACAGAAGGCAAGGTTGTCTAGGTCATAATCTCCAGCAATAAGCAGAATTAGAAATATGATGCGGAAAGGAGTGAAGTTGCCTGAGCTGTTGGAAATGGCATCCTGTATCTTTACCCATACTGCACTGAGAAGCTGTCTAGGCCAGGAGGACTCAGAGCTCCCAAACCCCACCCAGAATAGAAGCTGTAGTTTTCTGGGActcagaaaatataggaaatttgGCTCCATATGGAATGGAGGGAGAAACTGTTCTGATTTGGGGTTGAGGTTTTTTAGGATAAGCCAAAATGATGGCTGAGGTGGTCCAAGACCTGAAGGAAGATGCAGTTTTTCTGGATGTCAGAACAGAAACTAGCTACCTCCATgcagaaaggagagaagaatTTGCCAGAGTGTGGTGTTGTTGAGGAAAACATAGAAAAGCAGTTGAAGTTGTTCACGGATGGCCAAAATGGCAAATGAGGTTGTCCAAGACAGGGCAAAATAGGGACTGAGGTTTTTGGGACCAGCCCAAATGGAGGCTGAGGTTATCCAAGTCCTGCCAACATGGCAGAAGTGGTAACCCAAGATTGGCCAGCTTGAAGGTTCAGTTTGTCTAGGACTGGCAACCATAAAGGTTGGGGTTGTCTAAGACAGACTCACATGAATATTGCATTTTTTTTGAGACTAACTAAAAAGAAGGTTAAAATTGTTCAGTTCTAGTCAGCATGGAAGCTGAAGTAGTCAAGAATTAGCTCAAATGGAGGTTAAGATCCTGGGCCAGTCAACATGTAGGTTGAAGTTATTTATAACCAACCAAATTGACAATTGAGGTCATCTAGTACTGACAAACATGGCAGTTGAGGTTATCCAATAATCAGCCAACATGGTAATTGAGGTTACCCAGCACTGGCCCACATAGTTGAGGTTATTCATAACTAGTCAGAATGGCAGTTGAGGTCATCCAGAACTAAGCAACCTTGGTGGTTGAGGTTAAACAGTACTAGCCAACATGAAGATTGAGATCATTCATAATCAGTCAGAATGGGAGTTGAGGTTATCCAGGACCTGACAGAATAGTGTTTGATATCCAGGACTGACCAGTCTTGCAGTTGAGTAGTTTCCCAACCAGCCAACAGGTGGTTGAGGTGGTTTCAGACAAGCCAGCATTGCAGTTAAGATCATTCATTACCATACAAAATGACAGTTAAAGTCACCCAAAGTTGGGCAAGATGGAGTTTGAGATTGCCCAGGACCAGTCAAAATGACAGTAACAGTCATCCAGGATCAGTCAACATGGGTTAAGGTTTTACAAGTCA
Encoded here:
- the LOC101426716 gene encoding sperm acrosome-associated protein 5; translation: MEAWGTVLAILAMLMVVSVDSKIYERCELAKKLEKAGLNGFKGYTIGDWLCMAHYESGFDTSFMDHNPDGSSEYGIFQLNSAWWCDNGVTPTQNLCYMDCRDLLNRHLLDDIVCAKRVVSSQKGMAAWNSWKRHCAGHDLSEWLKGCEIPVKIHPVKTNS